In a genomic window of Novosphingobium sp. KA1:
- the ppdK gene encoding pyruvate, phosphate dikinase encodes MTALTETRYVYRFGGGVDDGGKGDKNLLGGKGANLDGMAAIGLPVPPGFTITTQMCTRYYQDGGVYPESVKAEVAQGLAHIEQVTGKQFGNTADPLLVSVRSGARISMPGMMDTVLNLGLNDETVEGLAATSGDERFAWDSYRRFIQMYSDVVLELDHGAFEEALDIAKEDRGYELDTEMTAADWKLLVAEYKGIVAKLWNKPFPQDVHDQLWGAIGAVFGSWQSDRAKVYRRLNAIPGEWGTAVNVQAMVFGNMGETSATGVAFTRDPATGENAYYGEYLINAQGEDVVAGIRTPQYLTRAARERAGAKPLSMEEAMPQTYAELAGVFEILEKHYRDMQDIEFTVQQGKLWMLQTRSGKRTAKAALKIAVDMAREGLISEEEAVARVDPAALDQLLHPTLDPKAPRDVLTKGLPASPGAASGAIVLDADTAEKLAEQGKAVILVRVETSPEDIHGMHAARGILTARGGMTSHAAVVARGMGRPCVSGAGSLSIDGTARTVRMEGRVLKEGDIVTIDGSTGEIMANEVATVQPELAGDFGTLMEWADKVRRLRIRANAETPQDCRTARDFGAEGVGLCRTEHMFFDAARITAVREMILAEDEAGRRAALDRLLPEQRDDFAEIFMVMAGLPVTIRLLDPPLHEFLPHADADFEDVARAAGVAVDTLKRRAAELHEFNPMLGHRGCRLGVTYPEIYEMQARAIFEAALIVKERTGEAPIPEVMIPLVATARELELMKAIVDRVATEVFAERGASVDYLVGTMIELPRAALKAGEIAEIGEFFSFGTNDLTQTTIGISRDDAGRFLTQYVDKGIFERDPFVSIDVDGVGELIELAAERGRKTRPGIKLGICGEHGGDPASIAFCEKIGLDYVSASPYRVPIARLAAAQAALAGQ; translated from the coding sequence ATGACGGCTTTGACTGAAACGCGCTATGTCTATCGCTTTGGTGGCGGTGTCGACGACGGCGGCAAGGGCGACAAGAACCTGCTGGGCGGCAAGGGCGCCAACCTCGACGGCATGGCCGCGATCGGTCTGCCGGTTCCCCCGGGTTTCACCATCACCACCCAGATGTGCACGCGCTACTATCAGGACGGCGGCGTCTATCCCGAAAGCGTGAAGGCCGAAGTGGCCCAGGGTCTGGCCCATATCGAGCAGGTGACCGGCAAGCAGTTCGGCAACACCGCCGATCCGCTGCTGGTCTCGGTCCGCTCGGGCGCGCGCATCTCGATGCCGGGCATGATGGACACCGTGCTCAACCTCGGCCTCAACGACGAGACGGTCGAAGGCCTCGCGGCGACGTCGGGTGACGAGCGTTTCGCCTGGGACAGCTATCGCCGCTTCATCCAGATGTATTCCGACGTCGTGCTCGAACTCGATCACGGTGCCTTCGAGGAAGCGCTGGACATCGCCAAGGAAGATCGCGGCTACGAGCTCGATACCGAGATGACCGCGGCCGACTGGAAGCTGCTGGTCGCCGAGTACAAGGGCATCGTCGCGAAGCTCTGGAACAAGCCGTTCCCGCAGGACGTGCACGACCAGCTCTGGGGCGCGATCGGCGCCGTGTTCGGGTCCTGGCAGTCGGACCGCGCCAAGGTCTATCGCCGCCTCAATGCGATCCCCGGCGAATGGGGCACGGCGGTCAACGTCCAGGCGATGGTCTTCGGCAACATGGGCGAGACCTCGGCCACCGGCGTTGCCTTCACGCGCGACCCGGCGACCGGCGAGAACGCCTATTACGGCGAATACCTCATCAACGCGCAGGGCGAGGACGTCGTGGCGGGCATCCGCACCCCGCAGTACCTGACCCGGGCCGCCCGCGAGCGCGCCGGGGCCAAGCCGCTGTCGATGGAAGAGGCGATGCCGCAGACGTACGCGGAACTCGCCGGTGTCTTCGAGATCCTCGAAAAGCACTACCGCGACATGCAGGACATCGAGTTCACGGTGCAGCAGGGCAAGCTCTGGATGCTCCAGACCCGCTCGGGCAAGCGCACCGCCAAGGCGGCGCTCAAGATCGCCGTCGACATGGCGCGCGAAGGCCTGATCAGCGAGGAAGAGGCGGTCGCCCGCGTCGATCCCGCCGCGCTCGACCAGCTCCTCCACCCCACGCTCGATCCCAAGGCGCCGCGCGACGTGCTGACCAAGGGCCTGCCCGCCTCGCCGGGCGCCGCTTCGGGGGCGATCGTGCTCGATGCCGATACCGCCGAGAAGCTGGCCGAGCAGGGCAAGGCGGTGATCCTCGTGCGGGTCGAGACCAGCCCCGAGGACATCCACGGCATGCATGCGGCCCGCGGCATCCTCACCGCGCGCGGCGGCATGACCAGCCACGCCGCGGTGGTGGCGCGCGGCATGGGCCGTCCCTGCGTCTCGGGCGCGGGCAGCCTCTCGATCGACGGCACCGCGCGCACCGTGCGCATGGAAGGCCGGGTGCTCAAGGAAGGCGACATCGTCACCATCGACGGTTCGACCGGCGAGATCATGGCCAACGAAGTGGCAACCGTGCAGCCCGAGCTGGCGGGTGATTTCGGCACGCTGATGGAATGGGCGGACAAGGTGCGCCGCCTGCGCATCCGCGCCAACGCGGAAACCCCGCAGGACTGCCGCACCGCGCGCGACTTCGGCGCCGAGGGCGTGGGCCTGTGCCGTACCGAGCACATGTTCTTCGACGCCGCCCGCATCACCGCCGTGCGCGAGATGATCCTGGCCGAGGACGAGGCCGGCCGCCGCGCCGCGCTGGACCGCCTGCTGCCCGAACAGCGCGACGATTTTGCCGAGATCTTCATGGTCATGGCGGGCCTGCCGGTCACCATCCGCCTGCTCGATCCGCCGCTCCACGAATTCCTGCCCCATGCCGACGCCGACTTCGAGGACGTGGCCCGCGCGGCCGGGGTGGCGGTGGACACGCTCAAGCGCCGGGCGGCCGAACTGCATGAATTCAACCCGATGCTCGGCCATCGCGGCTGCCGCCTCGGCGTGACTTATCCCGAAATCTACGAGATGCAGGCCCGCGCGATCTTCGAGGCGGCGCTGATCGTCAAGGAGCGCACCGGCGAGGCGCCGATCCCCGAAGTGATGATCCCGCTGGTCGCCACGGCCCGGGAACTGGAGCTGATGAAGGCGATCGTCGACCGCGTCGCCACCGAAGTCTTCGCCGAGCGCGGCGCCTCGGTCGACTATCTGGTCGGCACGATGATCGAACTGCCGCGCGCCGCGCTCAAGGCGGGCGAGATCGCCGAGATCGGGGAATTCTTCTCGTTCGGCACCAATGACCTGACCCAGACCACCATCGGCATCAGCCGCGACGATGCCGGGCGTTTCCTGACCCAGTACGTCGACAAGGGCATCTTCGAGCGCGATCCTTTCGTCAGCATCGACGTCGACGGCGTCGGCGAACTGATCGAGCTGGCGGCCGAGCGCGGCCGCAAGACCCGCCCGGGCATCAAGCTGGGCATCTGCGGCGAACATGGCGGCGATCCGGCCTCGATCGCGTTCTGCGAGAAGATCGGCCTCGATTACGTCTCCGCCTCGCCCTACCGCGTGCCGATCGCGCGTCTGGCGGCCGCGCAGGCGGCGCTCGCGGGCCAGTAA
- a CDS encoding BadF/BadG/BcrA/BcrD ATPase family protein — MTYYLGIDAGGSNCRARLVDAQGRAIGEGKSGTANARIGIEALYDTLRETADQAVAEAGLTPAQRATIHAGMGIAGITRPGVREALAELDFGFASAAYATDAQIANLGAHGGEDGAILIIGTGSAAQLRVEGRDFTIGGYGFPISDEGSGAALGLSAMRHALRALDGRTRKTPLSAAVTERFGHDTAQAIAWMDHATPRDYGTFAPLVMSYAEADDAIARSIVENAAGHIERFIETIFERGAARCSLVGGLAPRMQPWLRARTVERLSAPLGDSLDGALRLAGFAAAKA; from the coding sequence ATGACCTACTACCTCGGCATCGATGCAGGCGGCAGCAATTGCCGCGCCCGGCTGGTCGATGCCCAGGGCCGCGCGATCGGCGAGGGCAAGTCCGGCACCGCCAACGCGCGCATCGGCATCGAGGCGCTCTATGACACCTTGCGGGAGACCGCGGATCAGGCGGTCGCCGAGGCGGGCCTGACCCCGGCCCAGCGCGCCACCATCCACGCCGGCATGGGCATCGCCGGGATCACCCGCCCCGGCGTGCGCGAGGCCCTGGCAGAGCTCGATTTCGGTTTCGCCTCGGCCGCTTACGCCACCGACGCGCAGATCGCCAACCTCGGCGCCCATGGCGGCGAGGACGGCGCGATCCTCATCATCGGCACCGGCAGCGCCGCCCAGCTGCGCGTCGAGGGCCGCGATTTCACCATCGGCGGCTACGGCTTCCCCATCTCGGACGAGGGCAGCGGCGCCGCGCTGGGGCTGTCGGCGATGCGCCACGCCTTGCGCGCGCTCGACGGGCGCACCCGCAAGACCCCGCTCAGCGCCGCCGTGACCGAGCGTTTCGGGCATGACACCGCGCAGGCCATCGCCTGGATGGACCACGCCACCCCGCGCGACTACGGCACTTTCGCGCCGCTGGTGATGAGCTATGCCGAGGCGGACGACGCCATCGCCCGTTCCATCGTCGAGAATGCCGCCGGGCACATCGAGCGTTTCATCGAGACGATCTTCGAGCGCGGCGCCGCCCGCTGCTCGCTGGTCGGCGGCCTCGCCCCGCGCATGCAGCCCTGGCTGCGCGCCCGCACGGTCGAACGCCTGAGCGCGCCGCTGGGCGATTCCCTCGACGGCGCCCTGCGCCTTGCCGGTTTTGCGGCGGCCAAGGCCTGA
- the dld gene encoding D-lactate dehydrogenase, producing MTTSATTRDRKLLGELRGAVGGRHVLTSARATARFRKGYRTGEGPAIAVVRPGSLVELWRAVQACVAADVSIIMQASNTGLTGGSTPDGDDYPGGLVIISTTRLSALKVIRGGEQVLCLPGTTLYALEAALRPYGREPHSVIGSSCLGASVVGGVCNNSGGSLIRRGPAYTQLALYAQVQPDGSLRLVNHLGIALGGEPEAMLARLDGGQFTEADIDPAGDKWAHDHSYAAHVRDIDSDVPARFNADPRCLFEAAGSAGKLIVFAVRLDTFAREEETTTFYIGTSRPDRLTALRRTMLRDFDTLPIAGEYMHAEAFDVADRYGRDMFFAIERLGTDRLPALFAAKSRFDGLFGSLFGGGLSDRLMQWSSRFIPDHLPPRMREYRARFDHHLILKVPREQVDAARALLGELFPGGSEADHFECTAQEAAKAFLHRFVAAGAAVRYRAVHRDTVEDIVALDVALPRNTRDWVEQLPAELAARTVHTLYYGHFFCQVFHQDYIVTKGTDPLAFEHALWALLDARGAQYPAEHNVGHLYVARPELARFYREIDPRNQLNPGIGHTPRGRDWNDHACAGPHGEHP from the coding sequence ATGACGACAAGCGCCACGACACGAGACCGCAAGCTGCTGGGCGAACTGCGCGGCGCGGTCGGCGGGCGCCACGTGCTGACCTCGGCGCGGGCGACGGCGCGGTTCCGCAAGGGCTATCGCACCGGCGAGGGCCCGGCGATCGCGGTGGTGCGCCCGGGCAGCCTGGTGGAACTGTGGCGGGCGGTGCAGGCCTGCGTGGCGGCGGACGTCTCGATCATCATGCAGGCCTCGAACACCGGCCTCACCGGCGGCTCGACACCCGATGGCGACGACTATCCCGGCGGCCTCGTCATCATCAGCACGACGCGGCTCTCGGCGCTGAAAGTCATTCGCGGCGGCGAGCAGGTGCTCTGCCTGCCCGGCACCACGCTCTACGCGCTGGAAGCGGCGCTGCGCCCTTATGGGCGCGAGCCGCATTCGGTGATCGGCTCCTCCTGCCTCGGCGCCTCGGTGGTGGGCGGGGTCTGCAACAATTCGGGCGGCTCGCTGATCCGGCGCGGCCCCGCCTATACCCAGCTGGCGCTCTATGCGCAGGTCCAGCCGGACGGCAGCCTGCGCCTCGTCAACCACCTCGGCATCGCGCTCGGCGGCGAGCCCGAGGCCATGCTCGCCCGGCTCGACGGCGGCCAGTTCACCGAAGCCGACATCGATCCCGCCGGTGACAAGTGGGCGCACGACCACAGCTATGCGGCCCACGTGCGCGACATCGACAGCGACGTGCCCGCCCGCTTCAACGCCGACCCGCGCTGCCTGTTCGAAGCCGCCGGAAGCGCGGGCAAGCTGATCGTCTTTGCCGTCCGCCTCGACACCTTCGCGCGCGAGGAGGAGACCACCACGTTCTACATCGGCACCAGCCGGCCCGACCGGCTGACGGCGCTGCGCCGCACGATGCTGCGCGATTTCGACACCCTGCCGATCGCCGGCGAATACATGCATGCCGAGGCCTTCGACGTCGCCGACCGCTACGGGCGCGACATGTTCTTCGCGATCGAGCGGCTCGGCACCGACCGGCTGCCCGCGCTGTTTGCCGCCAAATCGCGCTTCGACGGGCTGTTCGGCAGCCTGTTCGGAGGCGGCCTGTCCGACCGCCTGATGCAATGGTCGAGCCGGTTCATCCCCGATCATCTGCCGCCGCGCATGCGCGAATACCGCGCCCGCTTCGACCATCACCTGATCCTGAAAGTCCCGCGCGAGCAGGTCGATGCCGCCCGCGCACTGCTCGGCGAGCTGTTCCCCGGCGGCAGCGAGGCCGACCATTTCGAATGCACCGCGCAGGAGGCCGCCAAGGCCTTCCTCCACCGCTTCGTCGCGGCGGGCGCCGCCGTGCGCTACCGCGCCGTCCACCGCGACACGGTGGAAGACATCGTCGCCCTCGACGTCGCGCTGCCGCGCAATACCCGCGACTGGGTGGAGCAGCTGCCCGCGGAGCTTGCCGCCCGCACGGTCCACACGCTCTATTACGGGCACTTCTTCTGCCAGGTGTTCCACCAGGACTACATCGTCACGAAGGGCACCGATCCGCTCGCCTTCGAACACGCGCTCTGGGCCCTGCTCGACGCGCGCGGCGCCCAGTATCCGGCCGAGCACAACGTCGGCCACCTCTACGTTGCCCGGCCCGAGCTGGCGCGGTTCTACCGCGAGATCGATCCGCGCAACCAGCTCAATCCCGGTATCGGCCATACCCCCCGTGGCCGCGACTGGAACGACCATGCCTGCGCGGGGCCCCACGGAGAACACCCATGA
- a CDS encoding beta-N-acetylglucosaminidase domain-containing protein produces MTPPLGLIEGRFGRIWDAAERSHVVRTLAGAGYGFYHYGPKADRSLRREWRKAHDLAQSEALARLSAECRAAGMRFGMAITPVGSTHPFDDAARADLARRIADLDAIGIDDLAVLFDDLRGDMPQLAQRQADVVNFCAGLTKATRVYTCPTYYSDDPVLDLVFADRPADYLGTLGRLLDSAVQVYWTGEEVCAKEIGPAHLERVAGELGRKVCLWDNWPVNDGARMSRFLHLRAFTGRPAAIAEHISGHAVNPAIQAHLGCIPALTLPMLYAQGERYAYGAAFDAAARTLLGAEFTQLLRQDLPALQDVGYERLGARADRLRARYRDIDHPAAREILRWLDGHDLMTDDEVQTQ; encoded by the coding sequence AGCGCAGCCACGTGGTGCGCACGCTGGCCGGGGCCGGCTACGGTTTCTACCACTATGGCCCCAAGGCCGACCGTTCGCTGCGGCGCGAATGGCGCAAGGCGCATGACCTCGCCCAGAGCGAGGCGCTCGCCCGGCTTTCCGCCGAATGCCGCGCGGCGGGCATGCGTTTCGGCATGGCGATCACCCCGGTCGGCTCCACCCATCCCTTCGACGATGCCGCGCGGGCCGACCTTGCCCGCCGCATCGCCGACCTCGACGCCATCGGCATCGACGACCTGGCCGTGCTGTTCGACGATCTGCGCGGCGACATGCCGCAGCTGGCCCAGCGGCAGGCCGATGTCGTCAACTTCTGCGCCGGGCTGACCAAGGCCACGCGGGTCTATACCTGCCCGACCTATTATTCCGACGATCCGGTGCTCGACCTGGTCTTCGCGGATCGTCCGGCGGACTATCTCGGCACGCTCGGCCGGCTGCTCGACAGCGCCGTGCAGGTCTACTGGACCGGCGAGGAAGTCTGCGCGAAGGAAATCGGCCCGGCGCATCTCGAACGCGTGGCGGGCGAGCTCGGCCGCAAGGTCTGCCTGTGGGACAACTGGCCGGTCAACGACGGGGCGCGGATGTCGCGCTTCCTGCACCTGCGCGCCTTTACCGGCCGTCCGGCGGCGATTGCCGAACACATCAGCGGCCATGCGGTCAACCCGGCGATCCAGGCGCACCTCGGCTGCATTCCGGCGCTGACGCTGCCGATGCTCTACGCGCAAGGGGAGCGCTATGCCTATGGCGCGGCGTTCGATGCCGCCGCGCGCACGCTGCTCGGCGCGGAATTCACGCAGCTTCTGCGGCAGGACCTTCCGGCGCTGCAGGACGTCGGCTACGAGCGCCTCGGCGCACGGGCGGACCGCCTGCGCGCACGGTATCGGGACATCGATCACCCCGCCGCGCGCGAGATCCTGCGCTGGCTGGACGGCCATGACCTGATGACCGACGACGAGGTCCAGACCCAGTAA